TTTCTGCATAtttcaaaatacacaaaattttcTGATAACTTGTACTTCAATATTTTTGAAAGGTGTCTAAGTCTATATTGAAGATTTGACTTGCGTTTTAGAGGATTTGGTGGTAACGTTAAGTTTAGGGTCTGGATTTGATTTGGTCTTAAGTGCAGGTTGATGAAATTGGAACTTGAAATCATGGAATTCCATTATTTGCGCACACATGCAACTAATAATCAGGGCCTGATCAGTCGAAACCTCATAATATGTTCTCTATATCTTGCTGTAAATTCTCTCACACACAAAGAAAACAGCTATGATCTAATGCCCCAATCTATTGCTAACTCTCAGTTTCTTTAGTGTCTGGAATCTTACTCTAGGAAGTAACAAGCAACTGCATGGCACTAAATACTAATTACAGTAGCAACGACAACCACAGTTGAAGGTTTCAGATGCCGAAAATACACTTGTTCCTTGCCTGCCAAAGAAAGTAGATTGTCATAGGAAAAGCAAACCTTTTAACCGTGTGACCAAAGGAGTTTGTGCTGCAGTGTTTGCACCACCACTGAACCTCCTCTGTCAAAGTGATTGTGCCTAAATAAAGTAAACAAAGATTTTGAACCTTGTCCAACACTGCTCTAGAAAATTTGCAGTCTAAATACTTCAAGGACTAGGTATCCGAAAAATAGAACAAAGTTCGCTTCCTAACTCCTCACAAACACAGCAAGAAACACATTATACCCTTGAAAATTAGGTCAAATACCAAATAAACCTTCAAACTCTAAGATAGTGTCCTTAAGTGCCCCAAAAAAATGTGAAGTTGACATACAAAAATCAACCAGCCAAATTATCTTGTTCCAATGCTACTGGAACAACATCACAGTCCATCCCTCGCAGCTTGCGCATATTAATTTGTCAGTCAAGAATCATAAAACCCCCAAAACTCAGCAGCCAAATTAATTCACtggcatcaatcaaatcaaatgTAACCCTAATCAGGTAAgaacaaactaaaacaaaagcaacCCACAAAGATTCATTCCAATCCAACTTCAAGAATCTACACCAGTAATGCTAgacaatttttcaaaggaaaacggagggaaaaaaaaataataagagaCCATCATACCTCTGGAAATACTTGAGGAGTCTTCGTCCATGTTGGAGATGCTGTTGCAGGAATGGGGATGAGATGTCGCTACCAGAGTGGGGATGAAACGTTGATATTGGCTGCttttaaagggaaaaaaattagagagggagagagagagagagatgataATTTAGCTGATTTTTAAAAAGAGAATAACCTAATTGAAAGAGTAGCCTACCTCTGGAAGTGGGACTTCGCCGGAGCTGGAGATGCTGCCAGCGAAGAAGGGATTAGTTTGCCGATGGGTTTTCAAGCAATGGTCTTCAATCGTTTGAAGGCTGGGAAAAGAAGAGGCAGTGATtttaagaaaggaaaataacttCAATGATAGATAAGGAAATTtttggatagcaaatttttccaaaaatatttttcgtttgtatcataaacacatttttcaattcgcctttttatattcccaactaGCTCTTTATCTCACATTtattacatcacaaaaagtactacagtaattattctaaataattatttagaataatactctatccaaacaaagtcGGAAGTTATTTCCCTCTCGGTGTAAGTTATTTTCTGTCAGAAATCATTTTTCCAAATCAAATTGTATCCAAACAGTGGAAAATTAGGAAAACGTTTTTGAGAAAATGTTTCCCGTCCAACCAAACAGACTTTAAATGTTGGATTTGTCTCGGCTAGGGGGGCACATGATTGATCAATATTAAGTTCGAGTTGGCTGAgtcaaactcgaactcgaactcaagttcaaaatattaagctcgttagctcgcgagcatacatacatatatatttatttattttaatcatAAAATTACATAtgtatccttaatattttattatttattaagaaaaaatattattttatttatttttataaaaataaaataattatttttatttttttcaagtcGAGTTTGGTTAAAATTGAGTCAAACTCGAACTCAAACTTCAAAATTGTCAGGTCGTCAAGTTCAAGTTCGATAAAACTAAGGCAAGACTCGATTCGATTACGCCAAAATCCGACTCGACTCGGTTTGTTTACAGTCCTAGTCTTGACAACAATTGTAATAATTATACAACTAATGAATGTAATTCAATAATAGACAAAATGCACAGTACACGAAATGccaaaaacaaaaccaaaactacaAAAATGGGACCTATAAATGTGTTTGAATAAACCACCACATCAAAGTAAAAAATTAATCTGATCCCACGTGAATGCGACACTACATTGGAAGGCTTGGGTGAGCATGCAAGGGCATAATAGAAATTTCACCATCATTATAAGCTTCTCTACTAGTAGCCGTTACCAAACAATGAGTATCTTCACTTAAAGCGAATAGAGTGATTAAGCAGTAACAAAATCTTCCACCACATAAAAGTATaaatttgtcaattcattcACATTTATAACTTCACCTGCTTGTACAGATTGCACAAATATATCCACCCACAAATAAAAATACCTGGATAGCCCCAAAGATACCTGCCCCAAAACAAAGGCAGAATGAGTCCACACAGCAGAACAAATACACAAATTTATCCCAACTCTTAAAATTAACAACTTGCACCACATGCAGCGTTTATTTCctgccaaaatttcaatttaactCCAAAATCAAGTAGTCAAAAGAGCCTAAATTCACAACACAAATGACCCCAAACTCCATCTTATATGAGCATACGATATTCACTCGAAGCTGTCCAACTGGTTCCAATAAATCGATGCCAAAATGAAGTTCTGGCATATggtcaaagactcaagcaacTCGCCATACGAGATCTGGTCATTAGGTGAAACATCACTTGCTAGTTTGACTCCAAGTCTGAGGTTCAAACCTATATACTTGTAGTAAAATTCAAAGGGTGTGTAGTAGTGCATCCCTTTAGTCAAGAGACGGGATCCTCTGCCTCTAGCCTCCCATGACCAAGTTGAGTCCTCTCCAAGTGTTAGTTTAGGAATAATAATGTAGAATAAAATCCAAGTATGCAATAATACACCCCTTTGGTCAAAAGATGGGATCCTCTACTTCTAACCTCCCATTGCCTAGTTGAGTCCTCCTTATTGTTTGTTAGAGTAGGAATAATGTAGATATTGcctattataaaaaataaaaatatatatagtcAAGACTAACTCAAATTCTTGGTCAAATGTTGTGAAAAAATCATTAATTGggaaaaaagggtaaatttggATTTAAGAAGCCTGGAGCAGTTACCTGTAGGCTGCTACATTATAGCTGTTAGCTATTTTGTGTTTGGGGATCGTACCCCACCCCCGCCGTGGGGGAGGGGATTCAAATTCTATTGGTATTTGAAAGGAAATTCAGACAAATTCTCAAGGGTTTAGGTAACAAAGGTGTACCTCAATTATAGTGCGTAATTTTATTGTAAACTTCAAAATAACATTTGGCTTTTCATAATTAAAACTtgaaatacacacacacacatctgATGACCCAAAACTTTAGCAATGCTTCAACCTGCTATCACCATTGTTTTCCCCATTCTCtacatttttctaaaatacaacCAAGAACATCAACAAATTGCGCGCATGGTGCAATATCTGTCAAAGATGCCAAATCAAAAATTGTTCACGAAAATCCTCTAGAGACAGAGGTTGGATCACACAGATAAATGCATGTATAGTAAGCCATGATTGTTTCCACCACCAATTTCTTGCTTATCTCTTTTAATGAAGGTACGCACATAAATTACTATATGCTTGACATGAATAATGCCACGTTTTTTTGGAGGAAGAGGTGATTGTTCCTGGTCGAGGTACAATGTGTTGTTTAAGGCACAATGGTCACTTAAAAATGTGGTTTCCAAGAAACAACATTAAGAAGGAGATGATGATGAAGACGACGATGACGATGACGGTGGTTATGGTAGCAGTAGCAGTGAGAGTGACTACTACTGGATCACCTCTGATGAAAGCTTATATGATGATAATTATGATGGTGATGAGTTAATTGAGAACAACAATGTTTGGAAAATTCCTTATGTGAGGTTCATCCACCAAACTTGAATGACTCTGAGAATAGGACTGTCAATGGGGCTGGGCCAGCCCGAGCTCGGCTCATTCGGCCCGACAGAAAGCCCGATGAGCCCGATCATTTAGTGAGCCGGTCTGAGTTTGAGCCTAAAAATTAGGCTCAAATTAAATGTGAGCCGAGCTTGGGCCTTATTAGACTCAAACCCGATATAGGTCCGACCctttaattacctatatatataatatttatattttgatattatgtataattatatatccaaatatatttttactaaatactaaatatatatataaattacaaaaaacaaaaatacatctaaagactctttcatgagctttcttgagagccaatattagtaatgcataactaaatctctaatttttcttattggttgagtaaatttttgtattagCATATtattggttgatttttttttggtctacaaacacaaaatcatcaagcatatttagatttaaatcacaagattataaaaaaaagtttcaacttttaaagatgtattggcttatgattgcatgttttattCCTATTTGTCATGCATTTTAAATGGATTAAATATAagtattgttgaaaaattttttggtttatataccttttaagaactattatttgttcatgtttagttttaatattatagtcttgtaaatgttaaattagttttacaacttaatagttatagtaattatattaagaaaattaaggagtaataagtgagcttgggctaagCCCGATTAAGGCTCACAACCCgaatattatgtgagttgagTATGAACTTCACATTTACGAATCCGAAACTCATAACCCGAAACccgaaaatatttcaaattaaatgagctGAACTTGAACTCATCAAAGCCCGGCTCATTAGGCCCGATTGACAGGCCTATCTGAGAATCGTGACGTTCATCGACGAATTACATGAGCCGTAGGTGAGGTTGCTTCTTTTTTATCCGGTCTAACTTTTGCTTTTTCCTTGTATGTACAGACAAGAACATAAAGTATTAACTAAAGAAAGCTTTTGCTAGACTTTCAAAATGTTCACCA
This portion of the Coffea eugenioides isolate CCC68of chromosome 11, Ceug_1.0, whole genome shotgun sequence genome encodes:
- the LOC113751623 gene encoding uncharacterized protein LOC113751623 isoform X2: MWCKLLILRVGINLCICSAVWTHSAFVLGQVSLGLSSLQTIEDHCLKTHRQTNPFFAGSISSSGEVPLPEPISTFHPHSGSDISSPFLQQHLQHGRRLLKYFQRHNHFDRGGSVVVQTLQHKLLWSHG